A stretch of the Papaver somniferum cultivar HN1 chromosome 6, ASM357369v1, whole genome shotgun sequence genome encodes the following:
- the LOC113289298 gene encoding NAC domain-containing protein 53-like: MCPSAPFSPTIEDIGLSWPGELLVMCLERMICGDPIPDNVNTEINPYLDFPWLLNDRIWYLHSWDLKASETGYWVEAEEECEIHTDSPTIGARSTLQFFSGQAPDGEKTNWMMHAYRIQQKRLLEINKEGNSSSLCRVFTNRGQSPSNKEEQHGSGGCDCIDNNALLNSTELDPNLKHPTIKCQVISKNEKHDPTKVSDRQPSPANSIHDNEIYDFSMGDYLELEDLDDPLESSFSSSENSICSTLASSEHFDYFDSSALLRDMNNDLDTQRNHADNVSGLLRPVNAAVGGDSSGAEQQLLDTDALEDARNRQTAGDRDVNELTNSSQDEVASSSSSNSPGSVRAAASPTSSENKDDVAGRSRSRSKIAKLRKKYLCFISC; encoded by the exons ATGTGTCCATCTGCACCTTTCTCTCCTACAATTGAAGATATTGGTTTAAGTTGGCCTGGCGAGCTGCTAGTTATGTGTCTGGAGAGAATGATATGTGGGGATCCTATCCCAGATAACGTAAATACTGAAATAAACCCTTACCTTGATTTTCCATGGTTATTGAATG ATCGCATTTGGTACTTGCATTCCTGGGATCTTAAAGCTTCTGAAACTGGATACTGGGTGGAGGCTGAGGAGGAGTGCGAAATACATACAGATAGTCCCACCATTGGTGCAAGAAGTACTCTCCAGTTCTTCAGTGGCCAAGCTCCTGATGGGGAAAAAACTAACTGGATGATGCATGCATACAGAATACAGCAGAAGAGACTCCTTGAAATCAATAAAGAAGGG AATTCCAGTTCACTTTGTAGAGTTTTTACAAATCGAGGTCAGAGTCCAAGCAACAAGGAAGAACAACATGGTTCTGGTGGGTGCGATTGCATTGACAACAACGCGTTGCTTAATTCGACGGAATTAGATCCCAACTTAAAACATCCTACCATCAAGTGTCAG GTGATCAGTAAGAATGAGAAGCATGACCCGACGAAAGTGTCTGACAGACAACCAAGTCCTGCTAACTCCATTCATGACAATGAGATCTATGACTTTTCTATGGGAGATTACTTGGAATTGGAAGACCTCGATGATCCATTAGAATCGTCTTTTTCCAGTTCAGAGAATTCAATATGTTCGACTCTGGCGTCATCTGAACACTTCGACTACTTCGATTCATCAGCTTTGTTGCGGGATATGAATAATGATCTGGATACGCAGAGGAATCACGCAGATAATGTTTCTGGATTACTCAGACCAGTTAATGCGGCTGTCGGAGGGGATTCTTCAG GTGCTGAGCAGCAACTTCTAGATACAGATGCGTTAGAGGATGCTCGAAATAGACAGACTGCAGGCGACCGCGATGTGAATGAGCTAACAAATTCATCACAAGATGAAGTGGCATCGTCCTCGTCATCTAATTCACCTGGTAGTGTTAGAGCAGCAGCTTCACCTACTTCATCGGAAAACAAAGATGATGTGGCTGGTAGGAGTCGCAGCAGGAGTAAGATAGCAAAACTTAGGAAGAAGTATTTGTGCTTCATATCCTGCTAG
- the LOC113291489 gene encoding basic transcription factor 3-like produces MTPGKEMHIEKLQKMAGAVRTGGKGSVRRKKKVVHKTTTTDDKRLQSTLKRIGVNAIPAIQEVNIFKDDVVIQFQNPKVQASIAANTWVVSGSPQTKKLQDLLPGIINQLGPDNLDNLRKLAEQFQKQMSGGAGAIPGTIPEEDDDDVP; encoded by the exons ATGACCCCTGGGAAGGAG ATGCATATAGAGAAGCTCCAGAAGATGGCTGGTGCCGTGCGCACTGGTGGAAAGGGAAGCGTTAGAAG AAAAAAGAAGGTTGTACACAAGACCACAACCACAGATGATAAAAGGCTTCAAAGCACTCTTAAAAGAATAGGTGTTAATGCCATTCCAGCCATTCAGGAGGTCAATATTTTCAAGGACGATGTAGTCATCCAGTTCCAAAACCCTAAAG TTCAAGCTTCAATTGCTGCCAACACATGGGTTGTTAGTGGTTCTCCTCAAACAAAGA AATTGCAAGATCTTTTACCTGGAATTATCAACCAATTGG GACCGGATAACTTGGACAACTTGAGGAAGCTTGCAGAACAATTCCAGAAGCAGATGTCTGGTGGTGCAGGTGCCATTCCTGGAACAATCCCTGAGGAGGATGACGATGATGTGCCATAG